DNA from Candidatus Methylomirabilota bacterium:
GGCAACGGCACCCAGCGGCTCCTGAAAGAGGTCGTCTCCGCGCTGCAGAAGCTCGATGATGGCAGGTACGGGGATTGCGAGCGCTGCGGCGAGGCCATCGCGGACAAGCGCCTCGAGGCGCTGCCCTTCGCCCGCTACTGCATAGACTGTCAGCGGGCCGTCGAAGAAGAAGAGCGCACGGCCGCGGGGTAGAGCGGCACCTTCGCCCACTGCCGTGTCAGTCCGCTCCGGCGTCTTCGTCGCACTGGCGTTCGGGGCGGCCGTCGCCTATCTGGGCTCCTTGAACGCCACCCGCGTCCGGGTCGCCCTGTCCTCGGATTGGGCCTGGGACGTCCCCCTCGTGGCGCTGGTGGTCGGCACCTTTGTCGCCGGCGCCGCCCTCGCCTTCGTGTTCGGGCTCGCGCGGGATCTCCGCCGTACCTACGTGGACTATCAGCGCACCCGCGACGCGCGGCGGGCCGAATCGCTCACGGAGCTCTACCACCGCGGCGTGGACGCCCAGCTCTCCGGTCGCCCGGAGGCGGCGACCCAGGCCTACGGCGAGCTGCTGAAACGGTCCCCCGATCACGCGCAGGCGCACGCCCGGCTCGGGGAGATGGCGCTCGAGCGTGGAGACGTCCAGGGCGCCCTCGTGCACCATCTCGATGCCCTCCGCACCGACGAGCGCCCCGAGATCGTGCTCGCCGCCGCCGAGGACTATCGGCGCACCGGCCGGCCCGACGATGCCGCCGCCATGCTCGAGCGCCTCCTCGTCGAGGCGCCGGAGCACCTGACCGCGCTGCGCGCGCTTCGGGACCTGAGCGCCGAGCGCGGCGACTGGAGGCGCGCCCTCCAGGCTCAGGAGCGCGTGGCCGCCGCGGCTGGCCCCGCCGAGCGGGCCCAGGAGCAATCCTGGCTGGCGGGCATCCACTATGAGCTCGGCCGGTCGCTCCTGGGTCAAGGGCAGATACCGCCCGCCATGGCCCGCTTCCGCGAGGCCTTGCGCGCGGAGCCTGATTTCCTGCCCGCCACTGTCGCGCTTGGCGACGCGCATCTGCGTGCCGGGGACAGCCGCGAGGCGCTCCGCGTCTGGGAGCGCGGGCTCGAGGCGAATCCCGCGCTGCCGCTCTTGACCCGCGTCGAGCAGCTCTACCGTGACGGAGGCCGGCCCACTCGGATGATCGCCCTGTACCAGGATGCGAGCGCCCGTGCCCCTGAGAGCCTGGCCCTCGCCTTCGCCCTCGGCCGCGTCTATTTCGAGCTCGCCATGCTCGACGAGGCGGCCGACCAGTTCCAGAAGGTGGAGGTGCGCGCCCCGGACCTGCCAGGCCTGCACGCCTATCTGGGCGCTATCTTCGAGCGCCGGGGACAGCCGGCGGACGCCCTGGCGGAGTACCGCCGGGCCCTCCAGGCCACCGGCACGTTCGAGTGGCCGCACCGCTGCGCCCTGTGCGGCGCGGAGCACGGCCTCTGGATGGAGCGGTGCCCGTCGTGCCGGCGCTGGAACACGTCGCGCCCATAGGTAGCTCGGAGAGGGGCTCCGCCCCCCTTCCGAAGCCTCCCCCCGACGCAGGGCGAGCCGCAGGACGTCGTGGGCGCGGGGCGAGTCGCAGCACCGCCCGGGGGCTGGGGCCCCCAGGTGCGAGGCGAGCGAGATGATAGTCGCCCCGCCGTCCGAGGCGAGCAATCTGAGCACTACGCCGGCGAAGCCGGCGCTCGAAGCGGAACACCCCTTCTCGCGAGGGCACGGTAATTACTTGAACAGACCCCTAGCCGGCGCCGAAGCGTCGACGGGCGGCGTCCGGCCTTGGCTCACGGCCGCGCTCGACCTGCTCTTTCCGCCTTTCTGTCCCGTGTGCCACGCGGCGCTTGGTGCCGGCCGCCGCGATCCCCTCTGCGGGGCATGCTGGCAAGCCCTCGAGCGCATCGCGCCTCCGTGGTGCCGTCGCTGCGGCCAGCCTCTCTCGATCGAAGGGCTTTGCGGGGAATGCCGGACGCGCCGGAGGGCGTTCGCGTATGCGCGGGCGG
Protein-coding regions in this window:
- a CDS encoding tetratricopeptide repeat protein, which produces MSVRSGVFVALAFGAAVAYLGSLNATRVRVALSSDWAWDVPLVALVVGTFVAGAALAFVFGLARDLRRTYVDYQRTRDARRAESLTELYHRGVDAQLSGRPEAATQAYGELLKRSPDHAQAHARLGEMALERGDVQGALVHHLDALRTDERPEIVLAAAEDYRRTGRPDDAAAMLERLLVEAPEHLTALRALRDLSAERGDWRRALQAQERVAAAAGPAERAQEQSWLAGIHYELGRSLLGQGQIPPAMARFREALRAEPDFLPATVALGDAHLRAGDSREALRVWERGLEANPALPLLTRVEQLYRDGGRPTRMIALYQDASARAPESLALAFALGRVYFELAMLDEAADQFQKVEVRAPDLPGLHAYLGAIFERRGQPADALAEYRRALQATGTFEWPHRCALCGAEHGLWMERCPSCRRWNTSRP
- a CDS encoding TraR/DksA family transcriptional regulator; amino-acid sequence: MKKDRVAQFRKKLEEKHRQLVEEVGKNVLYGKGPDDDSTKDLGDQAATSYNREFLFELGNGTQRLLKEVVSALQKLDDGRYGDCERCGEAIADKRLEALPFARYCIDCQRAVEEEERTAAG